The nucleotide sequence ttcacaagtagtaaaggttgctagtcacaatcacgttaagtaaattcttggcaagagtatcatgcttttcatagttacgaatgcctcgtcaatgcttatagttttcacaaagtttaatgatctttgattgtatctctattgtgcttttcacgtaggggacttttgaagaatgttttgaattgttgtatgcgttttcccgtccaattcaataacttaaggaaaacttgaagattaaaaaagtgctgttcacggttaatctggagtattgaaattcacaatttattaaaagaacaactggaaatcattttgtatgcaagtataacatgtgtggagaagaaccctctagctagtccgtcatttatcattttaccttaatttcatgtttttgtcaattctgtaatttaattaagtttaatttacttttcatcaaaaccaaacacccatccattattaaattatattatttatttagttttctttattgttagtcttttaatttaatttccatccattgcagttcctagtgtctaatttgattgttttcattattttgagttatcctaagtgtgtttcgagttattagagtttttagcctagttttgtgtccttgagtcttatttaatattttttaaattaatttagaatagattagcaatccctcctaatccccggcctagaacgataccctacttacatctatactacaattgtcaaaaagagggtttaatttgtgtgtcaagaaaTTCACGCATCAACACCTCAGCTATATCCTTAGCCAAGAATCCTATTTTTCATGTCCGGACAAAGCATGTGGAAATTGACTACCACTACATCCGTGAAAAAGTTCTTTCCAAAGATTCTGTCCATTTTATTAATACTCAAGCTCAGATTGCTGATATATGCACTAAGTCTATTTCAAAGACTCGATTCCATCTTCTTCGAGACAAACTTTCACTTCACACACCTCGGtttagtttgaggggggataATAAGGGTAGTATTGCAAGAGATAAAACTTAGCTAGAACTTTTTGTTATTCTAGTTAGTTAAGTAGTTCTTTCATAAATGTATATATAAGCATCAAGTGTAATCTTATTGATTGAGTGAAATACAAtcacatttatattttttacttctctctctaCATCTCTATCTTCCACAGAATCTCTCTCTAGACTTTATCACTTATCACTTAATCAGGGTCTAAAAACATGGTCTTAGCATTTTCCTATTCAAAAACTGTCGACTTTGTATACAAATGGCTACTTTTCAATGTAGGCTGATTTCAGACTGGTAAAGACATTGATTGAgcgaacaaaacaaaatgaaataaatgaaagataTTTCTCAATTGAAATTCTCGAGTTATTATTGTAAGTGGTTTAGTTGCGTCCATCCATGGACAGAGATAGAAACACTTTTTAGTGGAGGCAATTTGAATGATGAAATAAATTGAAATTCGATACAATGTTATCAACTTATTGTTCAACCATATGATTTTGAATGACTGGTGTTTAATATGTTAAAATTGTAAACCATTAGCTAAATAAAAAGTaacatgaccaagaagggtGAGATGGTAGGAATAATATACAACGTGAGAAGAAAGTTTATCTTTTTAGTTAGAGCAATTTTCCATCGCATAAGGAGTTGAATGTTGACAGCTACCTCAAGTATGCATATGCTGAATCCGTCCACGTGTCCATCACATGTCATTTTAACCCCATTGTATTACAAAATCTGTTACTATTGATAACAACAGAAATGTCGAAGATCTTATATGATGTGTGGTGTACCTTTCAATTTGACCCACATTATGTTCTTTGCATTTTTccatttttatcttcttctatTTTGCTACTACTAAAAATTCCGATAGCGATTTGATGCAGATGATATTGACAGAAAAACAATCGTGTATATATGGACAACAATGATCGCGATAAGTTAAAGTTTTGTCAAATATATCCAAGATAATGTGATTGATTTGAAAGAAACATATTTAACTGATCGGTTAGCATTTAATTTAGCTTATAGGTCTACCTTACGATGACACGAAAATAGACAGCCAGTGCTATTGCTTTCATTATTATTTGTCTCACTAGAATTGGTGATTGAAACCAAATTGTACCTAGGGGAGACATTGGCTTAAAAAAGTCAAGTATCGTGGTCCCACCGGCTTAAAAAAGTTAAGTATAGTAAGAGAAACGATGAGATGACATTTtgaaagtgaaattttttaaggattttttgttttttttacagtttAATGCTTATTTGtatgttaatattataaaatattatacaaaaaaatatgaaagagCAAAAAATTCTTGAAGAGTCACATTTTAAGAGAATCATCTTAACATTTCTCTAGTAGTAAAATAAGAGTCGAACAAAAGTGGCTAAGAATCTTAATTTGAGAAAGGTGGAAAAAATTGAGAACTCGCAGGATATAGTCCTTGAAATCAAGAGTAAAAATAAGGGTGAACGGTCGATTTAGTCATTGAATTATCACCTCAATGAAAATtaggtttatgaattatttttttcagtAAAATAAGTCTatgaattcattaaaaattgctaattaCATCCTTAATATTCtattcaaagttattttatacattttttcatcaaattaAGTTACATGTCACATTTTAAAGGATATTGCCCCCATTTGCTTGCATATAAGCTCTTAATGTTGCATATATGTTGCGAATCTAAAGTCTAATTTACCCTTCAAAGTTAATTCCATACAATATTTCTTCTAAGGAAATAAGTTCTTAAATTAGGAAAAACTATCAATCTACTCTCTAAAGTGTATTACATGCAAGCCacgtgacttaaattgatgaaaaattgaatagaataaattcgaatataatattagggatgtaattggtaAAATTTATTAGATTAAGGActgatttttcttaaaaaaataatttaagaacctaattttcactcaaGTAATACTTTAAGAACTAAATCAATGGTTcaccctaaaaataaagttagaCAAAATGGaatagaaaataagaaaattggGAATGCTGTATGAAAGGAGCCGTACATGCTAAACCCTAGCAGTTGtggtttttaatatattttaagcCGATGGGGACCCCGATATTTTTAATATGGCCAACGGGGGGGTGTCGACCCACGGGAAATCATTTGCAATGCGATCGTAAATCGAATCAGATAGAAACATTTACCTTCGACGGACAAGTCGAAATGTCGACCGCAAATGATTGAATTAATAGTCCTCGtgataataaaatattcaaaaaatagcACATGgggtaataaaattaaaattcaaatccTCGTGATGAAAACCGTTAGCAGATTTAATCGAAAGTGAAATTTCGATCAAATCTTTGTTAAATGCGAGGAGAAAAATGTCCAACACCACTCTTTTTTCTATTTACCCTATTCTCTTCTTCATCTATCCCCTCTCTTTAATTGTAGCTTCGTCAAATCTCTGTtagcagcagcaacaacaaaaTTGGGGGAATGGGGAGCTTGCCGTCTTTGTCGTCTCCGGCGTCGCCATCTACATCTGCTTCCATGTTCAACAACTCCGCCACTTAACCCATATCTCGCTCTCCTCCAAATCCACAGGTTAAAGCTGGAGACAACAATGGAGTTCTCGATGCGGAGGAGAACAAGCCTGGAATTATTTCTGCATGTTTTGATGACCTCCATAACACGAACCACATAGAGAAGTTCAAGAAATAGGAAGCTAACAATAGCCGTTGGTTGACTGTAAAATACTTCTCAAAGAAGAACCGAGGGACGCAACATCTTCGATGAGAGTGTAACAATACATGATCAGGTGACTAGTAAAACTATGTAGAGTTGTGTTGACTagtaaaactattttttctcctttttgtcACGTAGTTTCGCTATTGAATAAAAGGTCGTACACAAGGCTTCCGCTTTACGCAGGTCTgtgagaggtgaatgtcggctagccttactcCCATTTATAGAGAGGCTACTCCCAaatctcgaacccgagacctactgcTTATGAACGAAGGCCATCAAAtgccttaaaaaaataaaaaaaataataatataatgttCAATCCATTCGAATAtacaaaattcaaagaaaatatattacaaAAATATGACCCTATGGCTCACTAGAGTGGTGAAAGCTACAATGGCCCTGGCTAGCTATGGTGTCTTTGTCCTCCACAGAGACGAGCCGACTAAGGGTTCTCTTCTCGAAGTGGTGTCGTTGTTTTGTCGTCTTGCCTAGCGGGTATTATGGTCGCGCTATTGCGGTGGCTGGATGTAGTATTTTGTTATTATCAATGAATTATGTGTTCACGTTTTTTAACAATGACTTTATGTGATCACACTTCTCTATAATAACTTGTGTTTTAGAGATAATTCATGTATTACCGTTATAGGTTTGTTGCGTCAATTGTTTAATTTGTCTTTACTAAATTACTAATTCACTCTAGACCAATTTTGGTCACTGGAGTATTACCCAATTGACACCAATTcgttttatatatttaatttgttttgtaaGAATCAGTGAAATACAACCTGAACCTATCGTTTCTGGTAAAAAAAACTCTATCAAATTGTTTCAGTTGTACTGTGGTCCTTTTCATTCATTTATGTGGCGAGCAGTCATGCACGTCGGTGGCCTCATGATCTCTAATCTGgtatatatttacatattgAGGATAGTAATTTGCTGGGAATAATGAGGAAAGGTGCCTGGACTCAACAGGAAGATGATATTCTGAGGCAGTACGTTGAAAAGCATGGAGATGGAAAGTGGCACCAGGTTCCTCGCGAAACAGGTAAAGAGACAAGTTTATTGGCATACTTGACTAGAAAATTAGTTGTCCTTCAGTTTGGTTATCTAGAAACATGTTATAAATAAAGTCTTTGTGTAAATGTGCAGGTCTAAACAGATGCAGGAAAAGCTGCAGACTGAGGTGGTTGAACTATTTGAAGCCGAATCTCAAGAGCGGAGATTTCACAGAGGATGAAATAGATCTAATCCATAGACTTCAGAAACTTTTGGGAAACAGGCAAGTCCCTTTATTtggcaaacaaaaaaaaaaccggcAAGTCATTTTATATTCCAAGCAAAAGCcaaatgcatgcatgcatgagcTAGTTATCATAAAGATATTACTCACCTTGAAGATTGTATCAAAACAAAAGAACTTCATAAGAAGCTGGGAGAGCCTGCCAAGGCACATCAGCCAGTAAATAAGATTTGTTGACCGACTAACACACGGCATACATCCAGAATACGAAACCCTATTTGCAAAACTTAAGACGCTGGCTACCAGCATTTTGGGCCTTCTTTGCTTGTGCTCCAAGTCTGTGGAGCCAGGATTGCACACTTGAGAAAGCctcacaaaaaattaataaaaaaaaaaatagggttctttagatatagaTCCTTACaacttttattttcttgatAAAAATTCATCTAATTCTgaacatccaaataaaacccaaatttgaaaaatactaccaagtaaaaaatatatgttatatataatgaatttacCTATATGTAAGTTTATGATtagcaaataatatatattttgtaggtaaattaatattgaatcaaataacattcttttattttgtaggtaatttattttttatatattattacatatgtttggcacattttattattataagatgtatgtacaaataataggtaaattaaCTTCAAATCAAATAACATTGCTTTATTTggtaagtaaattaattttgaatcaaatagtattCTTTTGTTATgtaggtattttattttgtatgtatcaaTGATtcaatatcatatatatatatttggcacattttattatcatatgtacaaataataggtaaattagtattaaataaaataatattgttttattatgtaggtaaattattttgcatgaattttacatatatcatgcatgtgtgtgtgggagaaataatttacctacattaatatgtaaaatatagttttattgacttaattaagcaagtataataacatatattaGACATGTTTTATGTTACTATATAGGCATTAATTATGTACATCAAATATTCAAATATGgtttatcaaaaaaataaataaataaaattcaaataggggtattttaggcatccaatttttttaaaatctatgaagccaaacataattaatgaatttgctgatATGAAATCTAGTGAATGGGTTTTATCCGAGTGAGAATAATTTTGAAACCGTGACAACAACTCCTTACAATTTTACTATTCTTGAGTTACAAAGCCCTTGTTTCTGACCAAAAAAAATGAGTTACAAAGCCCTTGTAGTTTTGAACAAATGCCTTTGTAGTtttaacatattatttattcattttgttTGTGCATGTAAGGTGGTCAATAATTGCTGGAAGACTCCCAGGAAGAACAGCAGGCAAGGTAAAAAATTATTGGAATAGCAAGCAACGAAAGGAGTTGGAATATATGAAGGATAAatcaaaagaaagaacaaaagtcACATCCGTCATAAGACCTCAACCACGGAGGGCTAGAGTTGCAGTTTTAAAATCTGAAGAGAACTGTAGCAGATTATTACAGACATCATCACCACCTACAGAAAATGCTATTGATTCATGGAAGACCATGTTGCATGATACAGACAATATTGATGGAACACCATTTACTAGTTTAGGGTTAGGGGAAGACCTCTTCACAAACTTTTGGGTTGAAGATATTGCACAATCGACAACGGTAGGCATGAATTCTGCTGATGAAGGGTTACACATGAGTGGCAACTTTTCTTTTAGGGAGAACCTTTGGAATCTAGAAGAAGAGAGAACTAAGATTTAGAGGTCCAAAGTCTCAAGCAATCATGGAATTAGTTGTACTTTGCAGACAATGTACGTACTTAATTAGTAATAAGTTCCTATATGTTTGTTTGTGATATATACACGTATATATTTCATTTTTCAGTTCAGAaccataaatatttttttttgtttcaacttTTCATGTGGGGTTGTCTTTCAAAATTTTTG is from Malus sylvestris chromosome 5, drMalSylv7.2, whole genome shotgun sequence and encodes:
- the LOC126622089 gene encoding transcription factor MYB1-like isoform X1, with translation MVSLSSTETSRLRVLFSKWCRCFVVLPSGNLLGIMRKGAWTQQEDDILRQYVEKHGDGKWHQVPRETGLNRCRKSCRLRWLNYLKPNLKSGDFTEDEIDLIHRLQKLLGNRWSIIAGRLPGRTAGKVKNYWNSKQRKELEYMKDKSKERTKVTSVIRPQPRRARVAVLKSEENCSRLLQTSSPPTENAIDSWKTMLHDTDNIDGTPFTSLGLGEDLFTNFWVEDIAQSTTVGMNSADEGLHMSGNFSFRENLWNLEEERTKI
- the LOC126622089 gene encoding transcription factor MYB114-like isoform X3, producing the protein MISNLLGIMRKGAWTQQEDDILRQYVEKHGDGKWHQVPRETGLNRCRKSCRLRWLNYLKPNLKSGDFTEDEIDLIHRLQKLLGNRWSIIAGRLPGRTAGKVKNYWNSKQRKELEYMKDKSKERTKVTSVIRPQPRRARVAVLKSEENCSRLLQTSSPPTENAIDSWKTMLHDTDNIDGTPFTSLGLGEDLFTNFWVEDIAQSTTVGMNSADEGLHMSGNFSFRENLWNLEEERTKI
- the LOC126622089 gene encoding transcription factor MYB114-like isoform X4, which encodes MRKGAWTQQEDDILRQYVEKHGDGKWHQVPRETGLNRCRKSCRLRWLNYLKPNLKSGDFTEDEIDLIHRLQKLLGNRWSIIAGRLPGRTAGKVKNYWNSKQRKELEYMKDKSKERTKVTSVIRPQPRRARVAVLKSEENCSRLLQTSSPPTENAIDSWKTMLHDTDNIDGTPFTSLGLGEDLFTNFWVEDIAQSTTVGMNSADEGLHMSGNFSFRENLWNLEEERTKI